The following proteins are encoded in a genomic region of Chlamydiales bacterium:
- a CDS encoding ABC transporter ATP-binding protein, with the protein MDSNTPLAVRCKGIKKSYGTGLAKVQALRGVDLEVNAGELLMLVGPSGCGKTTLISVMAGILNQDEGECLIFDKALNHLPEAEKTRLRGETIGFVFQSFNLIPTLTVAENVSIPLLINGMERISALKKARILLSEMDMQNYAQTLPLDLSGGQQQRVAIARAIIHNPKLVVCDEPTSALDHQTGMKIMEILKKLVTQKKISLIVVTHDARIFDYADKIAKMDDGHIIELGTNGKV; encoded by the coding sequence ATGGATTCAAACACACCACTTGCCGTACGTTGTAAAGGTATTAAAAAAAGCTATGGAACAGGACTTGCCAAAGTACAAGCTCTTAGAGGCGTTGATTTAGAAGTGAATGCTGGCGAGCTTTTAATGCTTGTTGGTCCTTCTGGATGCGGTAAAACGACTCTTATATCCGTAATGGCAGGAATCCTCAACCAAGATGAAGGAGAATGCTTAATTTTTGATAAAGCACTCAATCATCTTCCAGAGGCTGAAAAAACTCGTCTTCGCGGAGAGACTATTGGCTTTGTTTTTCAATCTTTCAACTTGATTCCAACTCTTACAGTTGCTGAAAATGTATCCATTCCTCTTTTGATTAATGGTATGGAACGAATAAGTGCTCTAAAAAAAGCACGCATTCTTTTATCAGAAATGGATATGCAAAATTATGCCCAAACACTTCCCTTGGATCTCTCTGGTGGACAACAACAAAGAGTTGCCATTGCAAGAGCTATTATACATAATCCAAAACTTGTTGTTTGTGATGAGCCAACTTCTGCACTCGATCATCAAACTGGCATGAAAATTATGGAGATCCTCAAAAAACTTGTGACACAAAAAAAGATTTCTTTAATAGTTGTAACACACGATGCAAGAATTTTTGATTATGCCGATAAGATCGCAAAAATGGATGATGGACATATCATTGAACTTGGTACTAACGGTAAAGTGTGA